The following coding sequences are from one Lolium rigidum isolate FL_2022 chromosome 6, APGP_CSIRO_Lrig_0.1, whole genome shotgun sequence window:
- the LOC124660641 gene encoding E3 ubiquitin-protein ligase SINA-like 2, which translates to MEVSVNSDNKSKGVGCQDGKSGGMQNVTMGMEVFDCSICSTPLRPPIFQCSKGNSICSPCCMKLPESDRSAAQRSYIMDRVVNNIFVPCKHGCNRKITYYNKDVHEAECPIGPCVCPISGCGFVAPTAALLDHLTTLHKLPKTPIELFGGSMFPVQPGCQVLCSGYGRLFLLDMVTLESFGHAVSLTCVRPETPRATVDVEVQFSSFEGHIQLSRCEIKPDGEPTQCLCAVPGRGTGVMVGIKICMVYYDNDELKEEEEESDDEWNEYDYNSDQDDAEDDRDEDGDDD; encoded by the exons ATGGAGGTATCAGTCAACTCCGACAACAAGAGCAAAGGAGTTGGTTGCCAAGATGGAAAGAGCGGTGGTATGCAGAATGTCACCATGGGCATGGAGGTATTCGACTGCTCCATCTGCTCCACCCCCCTCAGGCCTCCCATTTTCCAG TGTTCTAAGGGGAATTCCATTTGCTCGCCTTGCTGCATGAAGCTCCCAGAAAGCGACCGCTCCGCTGCCCAGCGCAGCTACATCATGGATCGCGTCGTCAACAACATCTTTGTTCCCTGCAAGCACGGATGCAACAGGAAGATTACCTACTACAACAAGGACGTGCACGAGGCAGAGTGCCCGATTGGGCCGTGCGTCTGCCCAATCTCTGGATGCGGCTTCGTCGCGCCAACAGCGGCCCTCCTGGACCATCTCACCACCCTGCACAAGCTGCCAAAAACACCGATTGAATTATTCGGGGGGTCCATGTTCCCAGTCCAGCCGGGCTGTCAAGTTCTCTGCAGCGGATATGGTCGCCTCTTCCTTCTTGACATGGTGACGCTCGAGTCCTTTGGCCATGCAGTCTCCCTCACTTGTGTACGGCCAGAAACTCCACGGGCCACGGTCGATGTCGAAGTGCAGTTCTCAAGCTTCGAAGGGCACATCCAACTCTCAAGATGTGAGATCAAACCTGACGGGGAACCAACGCAATGCTTGTGTGCCGTGCCTGGTAGAGGAACCGGTGTCATGGTCGGCATCAAGATATGTATGGTGTACTACGACAACGacgagctgaaggaggaggaagaggagtcgGACGACGAATGGAATGAGTACGACTACAACTCCGACCAGGATGACGCAGAGGATGATCGTGACGAGGACGGTGATGATGATTGA